In a single window of the Candidatus Krumholzibacteriia bacterium genome:
- a CDS encoding NfeD family protein, with translation MRRIVSLVFLLLSASLGLLDASENRLTIVEIPIEGTIEMGLAPFVERAIEEARDADAVLLRIDTFGGRIDAAVRIRDAILRSPVPTVAWVEGRAISAGALITLAADKVLLSEGASIGAAEPVQISPTGKSEPTGEKTVSYMRSEMRATAESRDRNPQIAEAMVDESLSIEGVIEAGKLLTLTAEEALDLEIANAVVADREEAYAILAWENPRVREMVPTWSEQMVRFLTHPVLAGLLLSLGGLGLLLEIRTPGFGVPGLVGIIALALYFGSHWLVHLAGNVEIFLFVAGVILLILEVFVIPGFGIAGISGAVLLLAGVLLSRMAPHGGSDDFTSALAVLLFSMIGTGVLFFGLLKYLPEARWMGSIVLETTQKSEEGFSAEQHDPELLGQQGVCLTDLRPSGTIRVEGQRLDAITDGEYYEQGTSIHIVEVQANRIVVERDLDPEEKESSST, from the coding sequence CCGCCTCACGATTGTGGAGATCCCCATCGAAGGCACCATCGAAATGGGCCTCGCCCCCTTCGTGGAACGCGCCATTGAAGAAGCTCGTGATGCCGATGCCGTGCTTCTTCGCATCGACACCTTTGGCGGTCGCATCGATGCCGCCGTCCGCATCCGCGATGCAATCCTCCGCAGTCCCGTTCCCACGGTCGCCTGGGTCGAGGGCCGTGCCATCAGTGCCGGTGCCCTGATCACCCTGGCCGCAGACAAGGTGCTTCTCTCCGAAGGAGCTTCCATCGGCGCCGCTGAACCCGTACAGATTTCCCCCACCGGGAAGAGTGAACCCACGGGCGAGAAGACTGTTTCCTACATGCGCAGCGAAATGCGCGCGACCGCAGAAAGCCGGGATCGCAATCCACAGATCGCAGAAGCCATGGTGGACGAGTCCCTCTCCATTGAAGGCGTGATTGAGGCCGGCAAGTTGCTGACCCTTACGGCAGAAGAAGCTCTGGATCTGGAAATTGCCAATGCAGTAGTGGCGGACAGGGAGGAAGCCTATGCGATTCTCGCCTGGGAGAATCCCCGCGTCCGGGAAATGGTTCCCACCTGGAGCGAGCAGATGGTGCGCTTCCTCACCCACCCTGTTCTTGCAGGGCTCCTTCTCTCCCTTGGTGGCCTGGGGCTCCTTCTTGAAATCCGCACTCCCGGCTTCGGTGTGCCGGGCCTTGTTGGCATCATCGCTCTGGCCCTGTATTTCGGGAGCCACTGGCTCGTCCATCTGGCGGGCAATGTGGAGATCTTTCTTTTCGTGGCCGGAGTCATCCTGCTGATTCTGGAGGTCTTCGTCATCCCAGGCTTCGGCATTGCCGGTATCAGCGGCGCGGTGCTCCTGCTTGCGGGAGTGCTCCTCAGCCGAATGGCTCCTCACGGTGGTTCCGACGATTTCACTTCCGCTCTCGCCGTGCTTCTCTTTTCCATGATCGGAACCGGGGTTCTCTTTTTCGGCCTTTTGAAATACCTTCCGGAGGCGCGATGGATGGGAAGTATCGTTCTGGAAACTACCCAGAAGTCGGAAGAGGGCTTCAGTGCCGAGCAGCATGACCCCGAGCTTCTCGGTCAACAAGGCGTATGCCTTACCGACCTTAGACCGTCGGGCACCATTCGTGTCGAAGGCCAGAGACTTGATGCCATCACTGATGGCGAATACTACGAACAGGGAACTTCCATTCACATCGTGGAAGTCCAGGCAAACCGTATCGTCGTGGAACGGGACCTCGATCCCGAAGAAAAGGAGAGCAGCTCAACATGA
- the floA gene encoding flotillin-like protein FloA (flotillin-like protein involved in membrane lipid rafts), with protein MPAFFLAAFQATLIVVFLVLLFLVVLLTYFIPVGLWITAFFSGVRVNLFSLVGMRLRKVNPHAIIRPQISATKAGLSLKINEMESHSLAGGDVTHVVNALISADKANIELGFKRATAIDLAGRNVLEAVQVSVNPKVITTPKVAAMAKDGIQLIATARVTVRANIERLVGGAGEETILARVGEGIVSTIGSAMNHKAVLENPDDISKTVLAKGLDSGTAFEILSIDIADVDVGKNIGAELQTDQAEADKRIAQAKAEERRAMAVAQEQEMVARVSEMRAKVVEAEAEVPKAMAQAFRDGNLGIMDYYRMQNIESDTHMRDSIAGEDQKPEERE; from the coding sequence ATGCCAGCATTCTTCCTCGCAGCCTTTCAGGCAACCCTGATCGTTGTCTTCCTAGTCCTTCTCTTTCTGGTGGTCCTGCTCACCTACTTTATCCCGGTGGGACTCTGGATCACGGCCTTCTTCAGCGGAGTGCGGGTAAACCTCTTCAGCCTCGTGGGCATGAGGCTCCGGAAGGTCAACCCCCATGCGATTATTCGACCGCAGATTTCTGCCACCAAGGCAGGGCTTTCCCTGAAGATCAACGAGATGGAAAGCCATTCCCTTGCAGGGGGCGATGTCACCCATGTGGTCAACGCCCTGATCAGTGCCGACAAGGCGAACATCGAACTGGGCTTCAAACGGGCCACGGCGATTGATCTGGCCGGGCGGAATGTTCTGGAAGCAGTGCAGGTGAGCGTCAACCCCAAGGTCATCACGACACCCAAGGTTGCCGCCATGGCAAAGGATGGCATCCAGCTCATCGCCACGGCCCGGGTTACCGTAAGAGCGAACATTGAAAGACTGGTCGGGGGAGCCGGTGAGGAAACGATTCTGGCAAGAGTCGGAGAGGGCATTGTCTCCACCATCGGTTCCGCCATGAACCACAAGGCCGTTCTCGAAAACCCGGACGATATTTCCAAGACGGTTTTAGCCAAGGGTCTGGACTCGGGAACTGCCTTCGAGATCCTGTCCATCGATATCGCCGATGTCGATGTGGGCAAGAACATCGGCGCAGAACTCCAAACCGATCAGGCGGAAGCTGACAAACGCATCGCCCAGGCCAAGGCAGAAGAACGGCGCGCCATGGCCGTCGCACAGGAACAGGAAATGGTCGCTCGGGTTTCCGAGATGCGGGCCAAGGTGGTCGAAGCAGAGGCAGAAGTACCCAAGGCCATGGCCCAGGCCTTCCGCGATGGCAACCTGGGAATCATGGACTACTACCGCATGCAGAATATCGAAAGCGATACGCACATGAGAGATTCCATCGCGGGCGAGGACCAGAAGCCCGAAGAGAGGGAGTAG
- a CDS encoding phosphatase PAP2 family protein: MIQTLINWDRILFYRLNGFVWPGWLDRFFVLITEDDTLFARLFLIAVWIFLMTRGPYWRKRALWLIPLIALSDSMTSHFLKDLFGRLRPCHREIASLRLLVDCGPSPSFPSSHAANMGAAGFFLALGFRTWGKRVLVMIFPLLVAYSRIHVGVHYPLDVIAGFLEGMFLGWLLNYFMGKLPSEWESRISDRET, encoded by the coding sequence GTGATTCAGACCCTGATCAACTGGGACCGGATCCTCTTTTACCGCCTGAACGGTTTTGTCTGGCCGGGCTGGCTGGATCGCTTCTTTGTCCTCATCACCGAAGATGACACTCTGTTCGCCCGCCTCTTTCTGATCGCTGTCTGGATCTTCCTCATGACCCGGGGACCCTACTGGCGAAAGCGTGCCCTCTGGCTGATTCCCCTCATTGCCCTTAGCGACAGCATGACCAGTCACTTTCTCAAGGATCTCTTCGGGCGCCTTCGTCCCTGCCATCGGGAAATCGCCTCCCTGCGGCTTCTCGTGGACTGCGGTCCCTCTCCCAGCTTCCCCAGCAGCCATGCCGCCAACATGGGCGCCGCCGGTTTCTTCCTTGCGCTGGGATTCAGAACCTGGGGGAAACGGGTTCTGGTCATGATCTTCCCGCTCCTGGTGGCCTATAGCCGGATTCATGTGGGAGTCCACTATCCCCTTGATGTCATTGCAGGATTTCTGGAAGGCATGTTTCTCGGCTGGCTCCTGAATTACTTCATGGGGAAACTGCCATCAGAATGGGAAAGCAGGATCAGCGATAGAGAGACTTGA
- a CDS encoding proprotein convertase P-domain-containing protein, whose translation MRLLCAVVFCLLPAFSTAQAASILLLEDPVDPGARYCKSEALRQENLRSGQSALLLEADLLALGHTVLREEIQSSAPETWAAYDLLFFSAGDHPFPLSNPAWRASLRQAVVNGSHLLIEGGDLAYHWLSQDALFNDWVLHADSWQGDEGETLLPVSSHPVATIPHVLPDTLSLAWQSYGDADRVLPAWGAEPVLEWAGNTGEAGVLAYDPDFEPSGGQILFYSFSYEALEETARVLLLENSVNWLLTEVPGSASISGTVTLEGESDHSGTLCRLQPGGLLVWTDSEGAYQFTGLHPNQYELVFLHDGFRSFSRDLELEEGEDSENLNAFLSILLSDEFWNSPELPIPDNDLFGVSDTLTVSLGGLFETLSVFVDIEHSWIGDLIVWLQAPDGTPLLLHNRSGGSNNELYGWYPEELDPVSPIFLPTVTHTDGEWKLHVSDRAGGDTGILHSWCLRIYWLDGTSTTVSPEVARIRLSPNWPNPFNPRTRFSFEVPPGETFHLEIFDTAGRLVRSFPRESSQALTHEMEWDGRDSAGHSLPSGLYLLRLSSSGVSTSRKILLAK comes from the coding sequence ATGCGTCTTCTCTGCGCAGTCGTTTTCTGTCTTCTCCCTGCGTTTTCAACGGCGCAGGCTGCCTCGATCCTTCTTCTGGAGGATCCGGTGGATCCCGGTGCTCGCTATTGCAAGAGCGAAGCCCTGAGACAGGAAAACCTTCGAAGCGGTCAATCTGCCCTTCTTCTGGAAGCGGATCTTCTGGCTCTTGGCCATACCGTTCTTCGTGAAGAGATCCAGTCCAGTGCCCCGGAGACCTGGGCTGCCTACGATCTCCTGTTCTTCTCTGCGGGAGATCATCCCTTTCCTCTCAGCAATCCAGCTTGGCGTGCATCCTTGAGGCAGGCTGTCGTAAATGGCAGTCACCTTTTGATTGAAGGCGGAGACCTTGCCTACCACTGGCTCAGTCAGGATGCGCTTTTCAATGACTGGGTTCTGCATGCTGATTCCTGGCAGGGAGATGAAGGGGAGACCCTGCTTCCGGTCTCCTCTCATCCCGTCGCCACGATTCCCCATGTTCTTCCGGACACCCTTTCCCTTGCCTGGCAATCCTATGGCGATGCCGATCGTGTTCTGCCGGCCTGGGGTGCTGAGCCGGTTCTGGAGTGGGCCGGGAACACGGGAGAGGCGGGAGTTCTGGCCTATGATCCAGATTTTGAACCATCAGGAGGGCAGATTCTCTTTTACAGTTTTTCCTATGAGGCACTGGAGGAGACTGCGCGCGTACTTCTTCTGGAGAACAGCGTCAACTGGCTACTGACTGAAGTTCCCGGGAGCGCTTCGATTTCGGGAACCGTGACTCTGGAAGGGGAGAGCGACCACTCAGGAACCCTCTGCCGCCTTCAACCCGGAGGCCTGCTTGTCTGGACGGACAGCGAGGGCGCCTACCAGTTCACGGGACTTCATCCCAACCAGTATGAACTGGTATTTTTGCACGATGGATTCCGCAGCTTTTCCAGGGACCTGGAACTGGAGGAGGGCGAGGATTCGGAGAACCTGAATGCCTTCCTGTCGATTCTTCTCAGCGATGAGTTCTGGAACAGTCCGGAACTGCCGATTCCTGACAATGATCTCTTCGGAGTTTCCGACACGCTGACGGTTTCCCTGGGGGGGCTTTTTGAAACTCTCTCCGTCTTTGTTGACATCGAGCACAGCTGGATCGGGGACCTGATTGTCTGGTTACAGGCTCCTGATGGCACCCCGCTTCTTCTGCATAACCGCAGCGGAGGAAGCAACAATGAACTCTATGGATGGTATCCCGAAGAGCTGGATCCTGTGTCACCGATCTTCCTGCCAACGGTGACGCACACGGACGGGGAATGGAAGCTCCATGTCTCGGACCGGGCCGGCGGCGACACGGGAATCCTGCACTCCTGGTGTCTGCGGATCTACTGGCTGGATGGCACTTCCACAACCGTCAGTCCTGAAGTAGCCCGGATTCGCCTTTCTCCGAACTGGCCGAATCCCTTCAACCCCCGCACCCGTTTTTCCTTTGAAGTTCCTCCCGGGGAAACTTTTCATCTGGAAATCTTTGACACAGCGGGGCGTTTGGTCCGATCTTTCCCCAGAGAGTCCTCTCAAGCCCTCACTCATGAAATGGAATGGGACGGTCGCGACTCTGCTGGCCATTCCCTTCCGAGCGGACTCTACCTGCTTCGCCTCAGTAGCTCCGGAGTGAGCACGAGCAGGAAGATCCTGCTGGCGAAGTAG
- the trpS gene encoding tryptophan--tRNA ligase — protein MKRVFSGIQPSGEAHLGNYAGAIANWVRLQDKYECIYCVVDYHAITQPYEVGELSTRTLDMACSVLAAGVDPERSTLFVQSQVPEHTELAWLFNCVTPLGELERMTQFKDKSRQNRKNITAGLLDYPVLQAADILLYKAEGVPVGEDQVQHLELTREIARRFNSRYGDVFPEPAPLLSKAKKILGLDGQAKMSKSVGNTLRMLADSGEIWDKLRPAVTDTNRVRRDDPGDPEICNLFTIHETFTPEEKRGEIAAGCRDASIGCFDCKKILAEHIDATMAPIRERYAQFRENPEQVRQILQAGAEHSRKIAREVINEARDAMGLMR, from the coding sequence ATGAAGAGAGTATTCAGCGGGATCCAGCCTTCGGGCGAAGCTCATCTGGGCAACTATGCGGGCGCAATCGCCAACTGGGTTCGCCTTCAGGATAAGTATGAGTGCATCTACTGCGTGGTGGATTATCACGCGATCACCCAGCCCTACGAGGTGGGGGAACTCTCCACGCGCACTCTGGACATGGCCTGCTCCGTTCTGGCTGCCGGCGTGGATCCGGAGCGGAGTACTCTCTTCGTGCAAAGTCAGGTTCCGGAGCACACGGAACTGGCCTGGCTTTTCAACTGCGTGACGCCTCTCGGCGAACTGGAGCGGATGACCCAGTTCAAGGACAAGAGCCGCCAGAACCGCAAGAACATCACTGCGGGTTTGCTGGACTATCCGGTCTTGCAGGCAGCGGACATCCTGCTCTACAAGGCCGAAGGGGTTCCCGTGGGGGAGGACCAGGTTCAGCATCTGGAACTGACCCGCGAGATCGCCCGTCGTTTCAACTCCCGCTATGGCGATGTTTTCCCCGAACCGGCCCCGCTACTGAGCAAGGCCAAGAAGATTCTCGGTCTGGACGGACAGGCAAAGATGAGCAAGAGCGTGGGAAACACTCTGCGGATGTTGGCCGATTCCGGGGAAATCTGGGACAAGCTGCGCCCGGCCGTTACCGATACGAACCGGGTCCGTCGCGACGATCCCGGGGATCCGGAGATCTGTAACCTCTTTACCATCCACGAGACCTTCACCCCGGAAGAGAAACGAGGCGAGATTGCCGCCGGCTGTCGAGATGCCTCGATCGGCTGCTTTGACTGTAAGAAGATCCTGGCCGAACACATCGACGCCACCATGGCTCCCATCCGGGAACGCTATGCCCAATTCCGGGAGAACCCGGAACAGGTTCGACAGATCCTGCAGGCGGGTGCCGAGCACAGCCGCAAGATCGCCCGCGAGGTGATTAATGAGGCCCGGGACGCCATGGGCCTGATGCGCTGA
- a CDS encoding electron transfer flavoprotein subunit alpha/FixB family protein, with translation MASIWVYLEKGNAGLSKASLEVLGEARRQADALSAQVSAVMLGEGLTEAADQAGRSGADRLFLSDSGDFADQNPEALLPALISLLEGADADYLFLPVNVRCRELSARLSAQFGSGLAADVTAISAEEGQLKFTRPIYAGKALETVSLEGKPAIATLRPNLFSAAEEDASRDCGREDVPAGSVADLRSLVKEAVAGAMDKVSLQEATVIVSGGRGMKEGENFSLLEDLATTLGAAVGASRAAVDSGWRDHAEQVGQTGKTVSPVLYIACGISGAIQHLAGMSSSRTIVAINKDPEAPIFKVADYGIVGDLFEVVPLLTEEFRKVLS, from the coding sequence ATGGCTTCCATCTGGGTATATCTGGAAAAGGGCAATGCAGGATTGAGCAAAGCTTCCCTGGAGGTTCTGGGAGAGGCTCGCAGACAGGCGGATGCCCTGTCCGCACAGGTTTCTGCCGTTATGCTGGGTGAGGGACTGACAGAGGCCGCCGATCAGGCGGGCCGTAGTGGAGCGGATCGGCTCTTTCTTTCGGACTCTGGTGACTTTGCAGACCAGAATCCGGAAGCACTTCTTCCGGCCCTGATTTCTCTTCTCGAAGGTGCAGATGCGGATTATCTGTTTCTTCCGGTAAATGTTCGCTGCCGGGAACTCTCGGCGCGACTCTCTGCACAATTCGGAAGCGGGCTTGCTGCCGATGTAACGGCGATCTCTGCGGAAGAGGGTCAATTGAAGTTCACCCGTCCGATCTATGCGGGCAAGGCACTGGAGACGGTCAGCCTTGAGGGCAAGCCGGCGATTGCTACGCTTCGCCCCAATCTCTTTTCGGCAGCGGAAGAGGATGCTTCACGAGACTGCGGTCGGGAAGATGTGCCTGCGGGTTCTGTGGCCGATCTACGCAGCCTGGTCAAGGAAGCGGTGGCGGGTGCCATGGACAAGGTTTCCCTGCAGGAGGCGACGGTGATCGTCTCCGGGGGCCGCGGGATGAAAGAGGGCGAGAACTTTTCCCTTCTTGAAGATCTGGCCACGACTCTTGGGGCGGCCGTGGGTGCCAGTCGCGCCGCCGTGGACTCCGGATGGAGGGACCATGCCGAGCAGGTCGGGCAGACCGGGAAAACCGTGAGCCCGGTTCTCTATATTGCCTGCGGCATATCGGGCGCCATTCAGCATCTGGCGGGAATGAGTTCCAGCCGCACCATCGTCGCCATCAACAAGGATCCTGAGGCACCCATCTTCAAGGTGGCCGACTACGGGATCGTGGGAGACCTCTTTGAAGTGGTTCCTCTCCTCACGGAGGAGTTTCGCAAGGTCCTGAGCTAG
- a CDS encoding electron transfer flavoprotein subunit beta/FixA family protein, with protein MKIAVLVKQVADTAARIGVLSDGSGVDESGAQKVLNPYDEYAVEQAIQLKEAQEAEVVIVNIGPDSADEAVKTALAMGADRALILRDDALGQADASLRAECLAAMLSRDSFDLVFCGKQSVDSDTHQVGPAVAQKLGMPVVSFIDSFQLEGEKALVQRDADGIRETLEVSLPALFTCTKGLNEPRYPSLPGIMQAAVKPKEVLSAADLGLDLKAKSRIHRVDSPPERAEGRILEGEIPAQVHELVQLLRDEAHAV; from the coding sequence ATGAAGATCGCAGTCTTGGTAAAACAGGTAGCGGATACAGCGGCTCGCATCGGCGTGCTTTCTGATGGGAGCGGCGTGGATGAGTCCGGCGCCCAGAAGGTGCTCAATCCCTATGATGAGTATGCCGTGGAACAGGCCATTCAGTTGAAGGAGGCGCAAGAGGCGGAAGTGGTGATCGTAAACATCGGTCCGGATTCAGCCGATGAGGCCGTGAAGACGGCCCTCGCAATGGGTGCCGACCGCGCCCTGATTCTTCGCGATGATGCTCTCGGTCAGGCCGATGCTTCTCTTCGTGCCGAATGCCTGGCGGCCATGCTGAGCCGGGATTCCTTTGATCTTGTTTTCTGCGGAAAGCAGTCCGTGGACAGTGACACCCATCAGGTGGGTCCCGCTGTGGCCCAGAAACTGGGCATGCCAGTGGTGAGCTTTATCGACTCTTTCCAGCTTGAAGGGGAGAAAGCCCTCGTTCAGCGCGATGCCGACGGTATTCGGGAGACTTTGGAAGTCAGCCTTCCCGCTCTCTTTACCTGCACCAAGGGTCTGAATGAGCCTCGCTACCCCAGCCTTCCGGGAATCATGCAGGCGGCAGTCAAGCCGAAGGAAGTCCTCTCGGCTGCGGACCTGGGGCTGGATCTGAAAGCGAAATCAAGGATCCACCGTGTGGACTCGCCTCCCGAGAGAGCCGAGGGCCGGATTCTCGAAGGCGAGATTCCCGCTCAGGTTCACGAACTGGTTCAACTTCTGCGCGATGAAGCGCACGCAGTATAG
- a CDS encoding acyl-CoA dehydrogenase family protein, which produces MDFRLSEEQRILRDMVRDFARKEIEEAASRNDREKTFPREILQKAASLGLMGVSVPAEYGGAGMDPLSYVLAIEEIAKACASTAVTLSVHNSLACGTLLKYGSEQLKQEWLPSAARGEVLGCYMLTEPEAGSDAASLSCRADACEGGWTVNGSKAFVTNGGESAFGILYARTDRDSRSRGISAFLVDFSSEGLVCGPEEKKMGLNASSTIMVSLEDVFLPASCLLGEVNRGYGIALEMLNGGRIGIGAQALGLASEALRLALAYSREREQFGKPIVENQSIQEHLTEMSLLVQQSRWMVYRAAQDYQDIIFAAASAKLAASKAAVRCAELAVQIHGGYGYTKDYKVERIFRDARVTEIYEGTSEVQRLVMIRQMLSEKEGVS; this is translated from the coding sequence ATGGACTTTCGATTGAGTGAAGAACAGAGAATCCTCCGGGACATGGTTCGCGATTTTGCCCGCAAGGAAATCGAGGAGGCTGCGTCCCGGAATGATCGGGAGAAGACCTTCCCCCGGGAGATCCTTCAAAAGGCCGCTTCCCTCGGGCTGATGGGGGTAAGCGTCCCCGCGGAATACGGAGGCGCGGGGATGGATCCGCTCTCCTATGTTCTTGCCATTGAAGAGATCGCAAAGGCCTGTGCCTCTACGGCGGTTACCCTGTCGGTACACAATTCCCTGGCCTGCGGAACCCTCCTGAAGTACGGAAGCGAGCAACTGAAACAGGAGTGGCTGCCCAGCGCGGCGCGGGGGGAGGTTCTTGGATGCTATATGCTGACGGAGCCAGAGGCAGGCAGTGACGCCGCATCCCTGAGCTGCCGGGCTGATGCCTGTGAGGGAGGGTGGACGGTCAACGGATCGAAGGCCTTCGTCACCAACGGGGGAGAGAGCGCCTTCGGAATTCTCTATGCCCGCACGGACCGGGACTCCAGAAGCCGGGGAATCAGTGCCTTCCTCGTGGACTTTTCCAGCGAAGGGCTGGTCTGCGGACCCGAGGAAAAGAAGATGGGACTGAACGCCTCTTCCACGATCATGGTCAGTTTAGAAGACGTTTTCCTCCCCGCGTCCTGCCTTCTCGGGGAAGTGAACCGGGGCTATGGAATTGCCCTGGAAATGCTCAACGGGGGAAGAATCGGAATTGGGGCACAGGCTCTCGGCCTGGCCAGTGAGGCGCTTCGCCTTGCCCTCGCTTACAGTCGCGAGCGGGAACAGTTCGGCAAGCCCATTGTCGAGAATCAGTCCATCCAGGAGCATCTGACGGAGATGAGTCTTCTGGTGCAGCAGTCCCGCTGGATGGTCTACCGGGCGGCGCAGGATTATCAGGATATCATTTTTGCCGCTGCCTCTGCAAAACTGGCGGCCAGCAAGGCGGCCGTCCGCTGTGCGGAGCTTGCCGTGCAGATCCACGGCGGCTACGGCTATACGAAGGATTACAAGGTAGAGAGGATCTTCCGGGACGCGAGAGTCACGGAGATCTACGAGGGGACAAGTGAGGTTCAGCGTCTGGTGATGATTCGCCAGATGCTGAGCGAGAAGGAAGGAGTCTCATGA
- a CDS encoding CoA pyrophosphatase, with protein MIERLAEALSRTPDAESPEDQSELRPSAVLLPLLSVQGRPSLLYTRRSSALPHHRGQVSFPGGIREEGDQSLYETALRESVEEVGVDPSRVRCLARLPVTDTLGRFRIHPFLSLWPEDDYRVQSPEEVERIFTVPLAHLLDPESRKRVSVEEEGLVFEVSAFPLEGELIWGATYRITLHFLEILRKLPRLSEYLPK; from the coding sequence GTGATCGAAAGGCTTGCGGAGGCTCTGTCCCGGACTCCTGATGCAGAAAGTCCGGAAGACCAGAGCGAACTTCGCCCCTCGGCAGTGCTGCTTCCTCTTCTTTCAGTCCAGGGGCGGCCCAGTCTGCTTTACACGCGTCGTTCCTCGGCACTTCCCCACCATCGTGGACAGGTCTCCTTTCCTGGAGGGATCCGGGAAGAAGGGGACCAGAGCCTCTATGAAACCGCCTTGCGAGAGTCCGTGGAAGAGGTGGGCGTGGACCCGTCGAGAGTCCGGTGTCTTGCCCGGCTTCCTGTCACGGACACCCTGGGACGCTTCCGCATCCATCCCTTCCTGAGCCTCTGGCCGGAGGACGACTACAGGGTTCAAAGCCCGGAGGAGGTCGAGAGAATCTTCACGGTTCCCCTCGCCCATCTTCTCGACCCCGAGTCACGAAAAAGGGTAAGCGTGGAGGAAGAAGGACTTGTCTTTGAGGTCTCGGCTTTTCCTCTGGAAGGGGAGCTGATCTGGGGAGCCACCTATCGGATTACGCTTCATTTTCTGGAGATTTTGCGAAAGCTCCCCAGGCTCAGTGAATACTTGCCCAAGTAG
- a CDS encoding nitrilase-related carbon-nitrogen hydrolase, protein MKLALHQMDILPGRGEANRRKILQAISSLDADLHILPELAESGYARSRLQFEEHCEEFSSLEIYQEFVEHRNTALIMGLPLKEGYALYNAAVLLRPKEEAVFYRKIHLFDREKNCFDPGHLPPEVHEHRGMKLGMMICFDWVFPEMARSLALQGADLIAHPANLVMPGLCQTSMKTRALENAVFVATANRIGREEFPDGSKLCFTGESQVLSPRGERLLRLSAGDEGSELVNIDPREARDKMITAGNHLMEDRRPELYRLEGQ, encoded by the coding sequence ATGAAACTAGCCTTGCACCAGATGGACATTCTCCCGGGAAGGGGAGAGGCGAATCGAAGGAAGATCCTCCAGGCGATTTCCTCTCTGGATGCGGACCTTCACATTCTGCCGGAACTGGCCGAGTCCGGCTATGCGCGAAGCCGTCTGCAGTTTGAAGAGCATTGTGAAGAGTTTTCCAGCCTGGAGATCTATCAGGAATTTGTCGAGCACCGGAATACTGCGCTGATTATGGGCCTTCCCCTCAAGGAGGGGTATGCCCTCTACAATGCCGCCGTGCTTCTGAGACCGAAGGAGGAAGCAGTCTTCTATCGGAAAATCCATCTCTTCGATCGAGAGAAGAATTGTTTCGACCCCGGTCACCTGCCCCCCGAGGTTCATGAGCACCGCGGGATGAAGCTGGGCATGATGATCTGCTTCGACTGGGTGTTCCCCGAAATGGCTCGAAGCCTTGCACTGCAAGGGGCGGATCTGATCGCCCATCCTGCAAACCTCGTCATGCCGGGACTCTGTCAGACATCGATGAAGACCCGGGCTCTTGAGAATGCGGTCTTTGTGGCCACGGCCAACCGCATCGGGCGCGAAGAGTTCCCGGATGGGAGCAAGCTTTGCTTCACGGGGGAATCTCAGGTTCTATCTCCTCGCGGGGAGAGACTGCTCAGACTGAGTGCTGGGGATGAGGGCTCGGAGCTTGTCAATATCGATCCGAGGGAAGCAAGGGACAAGATGATTACCGCAGGCAATCACTTGATGGAGGATCGCAGGCCGGAACTTTACCGTCTGGAGGGGCAGTGA